The genomic stretch TAGGCTGCGCTGTCCAGCATGGCCGCTACCGGGATCATGCCGTATACCTCGGTGCCGTTTACGGTGACTCCCCAACGGGCCGCCTCCATACGGATGAACTCCAGGGCCCTGTATATGGCGGTTTTGTCGTAGTCGACTATGTTCATGCTGACCTGGACCATTCCCTTGTCCTCAAGGGCGAGACCTATCCCCTTGACGGCGGTGAAGCCTCCGCCGGAGGCGCGGACCCTCTTGCCGATGGTCTTTGCGATCTCGACGTCGGTGGTGTTCAGGTTGACGTTGAAGGCGACCAGGAACTTACGGGCCCCTATTACCGTGGCTCCTGCGGTGGGATGCAGCTTGGGCTCTCCCAGATCGGGATGGCGTTCGGGCTTTGTTATCTCTTCCTTGAGCCCCTCGTACTGTCCCTTGCGGATTACCTCCAGTCTGGTGCGGTCGGGGCGGATCGCCGCGTCCTCGTA from Dethiosulfovibrio faecalis encodes the following:
- the ftcD gene encoding glutamate formimidoyltransferase, whose protein sequence is MAKQLIECVPNFSEGRRQDVIESIVKPFKEQKGCYLFDYRADEDHNRLVVSLAGEPQAISDAVMAASKVAVDNIDLNTHKGAHPRMGAIDVIPFTPISGISMDECVELARSFGKRFHEELNVPVYYYEDAAIRPDRTRLEVIRKGQYEGLKEEITKPERHPDLGEPKLHPTAGATVIGARKFLVAFNVNLNTTDVEIAKTIGKRVRASGGGFTAVKGIGLALEDKGMVQVSMNIVDYDKTAIYRALEFIRMEAARWGVTVNGTEVYGMIPVAAMLDSAAYYMQIDDFDPNQVLELKLLELMREEN